GTTATTGGATTTGATGTGAATCGTCAAAAAATAAAAGCCTATCAGGATGGAATCGACCTGACTGGTGATATCGGGGATGAAGCTGTACGGCATTGCGGCGTAGACTTTACGTCAGATAGGGACCAGCTTGCTGGGGTACGCTGCTATATTGTTGCCGTACCAACACCCGTCAAGAGCGGGAACGTTCCTGATCTGGAGGCAGTACAGAAGGCGAGCCGGCTTGTAGCCGAGCGGCTGACACCAGGCTCGCTCGTAGTCTATGAATCTACGGTATATCCCGGCGTAACGGAAGAGGTATGCATACCTATTCTCGAGGAAGTTTCGGGACTTACGTGCGGAAGGGATTTTAAGGTGGGGTATTCACCGGAGCGGATTAATCCGGGAGACCAAGTCCACCGGCTGGAGAATATTGTGAAGATTGTATCTGGCAATGATGAGGAGGCGCTGGAGACCGTCGCCAGCCTATATGAGCTGATCGTCGAGGCCGGGGTTCACCGTGCCGAGAGCATCAAGGTAGCCGAGGCAGCTAAGGTCATCGAGAATGCACAGCGGGATATTAATATTGCCTTCATGAATGAGCTGTCCATGCTGTTTCATGAGATGGATATCGATACGAATGCCGTTCTCAGAGCTGCAGGGACCAAGTGGAATTTCCTTCCGTTCCGTCCGGGTCTGGTCGGCGGCCATTGTATCAGTATAGACCCTTATTATTTGACTTACAAAGCGGAGGACAGCGGTTATCATTCGCGAATTATTTTGGCTGGACGGCAGATTAACGACGGTATGGGCAAGTACATCGCCCAGAATATCATCAAGATGATGGTGAAGCAGCAGATGGATTTGAGAAATACGCGCATCGGCATTTTCGGACTTGCTTTCAAAGAGAATTGCAGTGATATCCGCGCATCGGCATTTTCGGACTTGCTTTCAAAGAGAATTGCAGTGATATCCGCAATTCCAAGGTGATGGATATTCTGAATGAGCTAAGCGAATATGGGATTACCCCATTGGTAGCCGATCCTTATGTCGATGCGGCTACTGCCTATCAGGAATACGGCGTGGAGCTTTCCGATCCTGCGCATCTAGTAGATTTAAACATCGCAGTGGTAGCTGTAGCCCACGAATCTTTTAGAGCAATGAGCTTCAACCAGGTGCAGCAGCTATATAGCCATACACAGCCGAAGATTATGTTTGATATCAAGGGGATATATGACAGACACATGTATGAGCAGAGCGGATTTCTCTACTGGAGCTTGTAGTCCACAGATAGGAGCTTCGATATGATAAGTAGAAAAGACAAAATCAAAGAGGAAAAAGAAAAGCTGACAAGAGAAAAGCTGACCAAGACCCGTCCAGACAGGCGGAAGCTGTCCTATGTGCCAGACCCCGAGAAGGTTCGGGGCTCAACAGATCGGCGCGGTATTGCGGCGGCTGAGGGAACGGAAGGAATAGATGTTGATTACATTAATCGGCTGCGTAAGCTCAGTCTGCGTTATTTGGCAGAATTTGAAGTGAACGTTACACCAAAAGGCCGAAAGAGCAGGCATGCACTTAGAGGCAAGTCAATCGATATTTCTTCGACCGGACTGTTAATGGAGCTGTACCATCCGAAGCATCATTTACAGGTTGGGAGCCGAGTGAATGCCAGATTCAAGATCCCGCCGGGGGCTATGCCGGAGGGATTCGAATCGTCAGTCAATATGGATGCGAAGGTGGTCCGTATTGTCACACAGGAGCAAACCGAGGATTCAGAAGGCAGTGTGCAGATCGCCCTTGATTTTGAGAAGCCGCTGACCTCTTATCTTCAGAAAAAGCGCTGGGGATATTCTGTCTATTCTGCCAGTGCCATCCTCCTATTCGCGGTGCTGCTGATTATGCTGATGCGAGCAGAGAGTATCATTTATTTCAAATATAATGTAGTTCTTTACTTATATAGTCTGATTGCGGCAGCCTTCTTGCTGACCCGGTACTTGTTCGGCGCGATGTACAGGGATGTCAAGGTGGATCCGCTGTATACGCCGGGTGTGTCTATTATTATCCCATGCTTCAATGAAGAGGAATGGATTCATCGAACGATCCTTAGCTGTATCAATCAGGATTACCCGGTGAACAAGCTGGAGGTCATTGTAGTCGATGACCGCTCCACAGATCGGTCAGTAGAGCGCATCCAGGAGACCATTGAAATGATCCATCAAGAGGCGGAACGGTATGGGACCGCAGAGAGACTCTCTTATGTTGTGCTTGAAGAGAATGGGGGCAAGCGGGAAGCTCTGGTTAGAGGGGTAAAGATGGCGAAGCATAACCTTGTCGTCTTTGTTGACTCGGACAGCTTTCTTGAGCCAACGGCTATTCGCCATCTGGTGCAGCCCTTCCAGGATCCGAAGATGGGCGGCGTTGCTGGTCGAACGGACGTGGAGAATACGTATACGAACACGATCACCAAGCTGCAGACCGTTCGCTATTTTATCGCTTTTCGTATTATGAAAGCAGCGGAATCCTGGTTCGACAGTGTAACCTGCTTGTCCGGTCCGTTGTCCTGCTATCGCAAGGAACTGGTGCTTCAGCACGCGGATGCTTGGCTGAATCAGAAGTTCCTGGGGCAGCCTGCGACCTTCGGCGACGATCGAAGTATGACGAACTACATTCTAAAAACCCACCGGACAGGTTATCAGGATACGGCCATATGCTCCACGATTGTTCCATCTAAAATGGATGTCTTCCTGAAGCAGCAGATGCGGTGGAAGCGCTCGTGGCTGCGTGAGTCCTTGCGTGCAGGAACCTTTATATGGCGCAAAGAACCGTTCATGGCATTATTCTTTTATATTGGAGTCATTGTTCCCATTGCCGCGCCTGTTATCGTTCTCTATAACCTCGTCTATGTGCCGGTTGTTCATCATGTCTTTCCTTTTACCTTCCTGATGGGACTGTTCATGATGGCACTGCTGATGAGTCTTGCACACCTCTTGTTCAGGAAGAGCAAGCTGTGGGTGTTCGGATTTGTGTTCTGCGTATTTTATGAATTCATTCTCTTGTGGCAGATGCCTGTGGCCTGGTTTACCTTCTGGAAGTCCACTTGGGGTACGCGGGAGACACCACAGGACATTGAGGCAAGGAAGAAGAAGGAAGAGCGCAAGAACAAACGAAAAATGAAAAAAGGATGGCAGGCCTAAATGATCAATAAGCATAAGACTGCCGCTATGGATGTTCACCAGAAGAATGCACGGAAGCTGCGCAAGTCGATTATCCAGTTCATTGTTCTAATTCTATTAGCCCTATTGCTCATAAAAACGTTGTTTAATATCGATAAGTACGAGGAGCCTGACCGGGCTGCGTGGACGGGAACGGACGGTTTTATAGCGATATCCTACTTTGGTGTCGGACGGGCAGGTACAGCCAAGCTTGTGGATAAGGATCAGCTGAAGGATCAGCTGGAGGCACTGTATGATCAGGGGTACGTAACGATATCGCAGCAGGACATCCTTGATTATTACCATGAAGGGAAGCCTCTGCCGGAGAAGGCACTGTTTCTGTCCTTCGAAGATGGTCGGAACGATTCCAGCTTATTCGCTCAGCCTCTGCTAGAGAGGTTTAATTACAAGGCAACGTTTCTCTCTTATGCCAACAAGATCGGCAACAGCGAACGGAAGTTTGTGCAGCCGAAGGAAATGCTGAAGATGACGAAGACGGGATATTGGGAGCTGGGGTCGAATGGCTATCGGCTGAGTTATATTAACGTATTTGATGAGGAAGGCCGGTTCATCGGAGAGAAGGATGAGAGCGAGCTGCCTGATAAATCAGATATCGAGTACTACAATCATTACTTAATGGATTTTATAAGGGACAAGAATATGATCCCTGCTGAAGACCGAACGCAGATGGAAGCCAGAATTAAGACCGATTATGATCTGATGAAAAATATATATACGGATTCACTTGGTTATGTTCCCGGCGTATATATGATCATGCACGCCAATGCGCTGGGAAACGGGATGAACAGGCTGGTGACGAATGCCAATGAGCAGCAGATCAGAGAGCTGTTCAACCTTCACTTTAATCGGGAGGGCAATGCACTGAATACTCAGGCCGATCAAGTGTATAATCTAAGCCGGGTTCAGCCCGCCCCCTATTGGTCAACCAATCATCTGCTGATGAAGATCGTGCAGGATTCGGGTCAGGCTCTGGAGTTCGTCCAAGGAGATGAGCGCGAAGCAGAGAAGTGGCGTCTAATAACAGGGGCAGCTGAGTTTAAAGAAGGCGAGATCATTCTCACATCACCCGCCGGGGGGATGGGAAGACTTGCGCTGTTTGATTCTACAGGCTCAAACGACATTTCAATGCGCTTCGAAGCTGCAGGCAATGTAGTGGGTCGTCAGGGAGTGTATTTAAGAAACGATGAAGAGAAGGGGAGCTACCTGCGGGTCGATCTTGTAAATAACAGTCTGCGAGTCGTACAGAAGACAGCCGGTCACGAGGAAGAAACCATCTATGAAGAGAAGCTGGATCCGGTGATCTGGTCCCATGAAGACCTGGCGTATGATAAAGCCTCTGTGTATACCAAGGAGCAGACAACGGCGGGAGATCGGGATGCAGATGAGGAATATCCGATTAATATTGCGGATCAACGTCTAATTCAGATATCGCTGCAGAAGGACAAGCTTAGCGTTACTGTAGATGATGCAGAATGGATTAAGCAGCTGCCTGTTGATCCTTCCATAGATGAAGGTAAGCTTATGCTCTATGCTGCTTATCACAAGCAGAACAAGAAGGACACGATCTATGACGGGATCTTTAAAGAGGTTGAAGTATATGTAAGTGAACCGGATGCTGAGGAACCTTCCAAGCTGTACAGCAATATTCCAACGGGCTGGGAGAGAGTATCCTATTCGGTAAGGAATGCTTTCAATTCAGCCATTGATTGGGCAGTCGAAACATTTTGATGAGCTGGGATCAATCATGACGAGTTATAGAATGGAGATACGATGTGGTTAGGACAAGCTATGGAAAGCGCGGGAAACGTGGAAATCGTGGGCGACGTGGACGGTATGGGAAGCCGGCATTTGTATTTGTTGTCCTCCTGGTGATCGGTTTACTCACTGTCCTGCTGTTCTTCCTGCTGCAGAACAAGAATGCTCAGGCTCCAGTTAAAGCTCCTGGGCAGGCCTCAGAGCTGCCAGCCCAGGATCTGTCTGTCTGGATTACCGACTGGCAGTGGGAAGCGGGCATTGAGGATTGGTCTGCCCTGCACAAGGGGACCGTTGATGTACAGCTGTTTGCAGCTTATTTTGATGAGCGGGATGAGCTGTATTTTACAGAGACGATGTCGAATGCTCTTCCCCGGCTGCATGAGCTGACGGGTGTGGAAGCAGATTCTGATGCACGAATTGGACTGACGCTGGTCAATGATATCATTCATGACGATGGAAGTGCGGTCCAGAAGGACCCTGAGCTGCTGACACGACTTACCGCAACGAACGAATCGCGAGCACGACATATGGAGAGCATTACGAATATCGTAGAGCGATATGGCCTGGATCAAATCGAGATTGATTACGAGCAGATAAAAGATCAGGATTGGCCGAATATGATCCGGTTTTATGAGGAGCTGGCTCTTGAGCTTGACGAGATGAATGTGTCTCTGCGTATTGTACTTGAACCCAAGGCACCTATTGAGGAGCTGAAGCTGCCTGAGGGACCGGAGTATGTTATGATGGCCTACAATTTGTATGGAGGGCACAGCGGACCAGGTTCGAAAGCAGATATGGTATTTATTAAGGAGCTTGCTGCGAGGATGAGTCATCTACCAGGTGATCCCATCATGGCTTTCTCGGCGGGTGGATTTGATTGGTCCGAAGGCAGCAGCACGGTCTCTCTTACGGAGAAGGCAGCTGCTGATTTGCTGGATAGATATGAGATCACTCCTGAACGAGATACGAAGAGCGGCAGCTTGTATTTTAATTACACGGATGAGGATGGAGCACCCCATACGGTGTGGTACGCCGATCACGAGACACTCCAAGGCTGGATGGAGGCAGCAAGTCGTGAGGGAATTCATAAGTATGCTATATGGCGGCTTGGTGAGCTGGGAGAAGATACTCGGGATTTGCTGCGTGAGGTAGAGTGAATGTCGAATTATTGCGGTTTTTTGTTGCGAAGAATCCGGGTAAGAAATCAAACGTTTTCATGTTACAATGAGGAAGTGAATGAGGGTGCGGTGGCGGAGCCTTCTTTGCTTCTTCTTTTTTTTGCCTGCCAGTACCTATATATGTAAACGCAATCATCATAATCAAATGAGTAAATGTGAGAGGTGACCTATGAATCAACAAATATTGTTTAATGATGGCTGGGAATTTGCGAAGATGCACCTTGAAGCAAAGGACGCGGGGATAGGAGGACAGGATCCGAGTGAACTGGATGCAGCAGCAGCGGCAGAGCTTCAATATGTCCCGGTCGATCTTCCTCATGACTGGTTAATCTATAACTCGCTCGACTTATATGAGAACAGCATTGGCTGGTATCGCAAGAAATTTACATACAGCGAGGGTGAGAAGCAGGTGCTTCTCGCTTTTGACGGTGTTTATATGAATTCCTCTGTCTATGTAAATGGACAGCTTGTGGGCGAATGGAAGTATGGATATTCTGCCTTTGAGCATGAGATCACGAAGGCACTGGTACCTGGTGAGAACGAAATTATCGTTAAGGTTGTACACCAAAGCCCGAACAGCAGATGGTATTCTGGAGCAGGGATTTACCGTGACGTATGGCTTAAGACCAGAGAGAGCAATCATATCGTGACGAACGGAATTTATGTATCTACGACTCAGCAGGAACAGGGCTGGCTGGTTGAAGTGGATACAGATGTAGAGCTTCTGCAGGACGGTGAGCTCGTTCACACCATTATGGATCAGGGGAAGGTTATCGCTGCTTCTTCAGATCAGCTTGCGGCAGGAACAGAATCCACATTAACGAACCGCCAGCAGCTGACCGCCGTGAACCCTATACTGTGGAGTACCGATGAGCCTTATCTGTACCAGCTGGTCACTGAACTGAAGATGGCTGGGGAAACGGCTCAGAAGGTGACTCAGAATATTGGCTTCCGCACGGTCAGTATGGACCCGAACGACGGCTTCCGCTTGAACGGTGTGAAGATGAAGCTGAACGGCGTCTGCGAGCATCATGACTTGGGAGCTCTCGGAGCCGCATTTAACGTGACTGCTCTGCGCCGAAGATTTGAGCTGCTGAAGGAGATGGGCGTGAACTCCATTCGTACAGCTCACAACATGCCGGCGAAGGCGTTCATGGAGCTGGCGGATGAGATGGGAATGCTGATTGTTTCTGAAGGCTTTGATATGTGGGAGAGATCCAAGACGCCTTATGACTATGCAAGATTTTTCCCGGAATGGGCACATACGGACGTGAAGAGCTGGGTGATGCGGGACCGCAACCATCCAAGCCTTATTATGTGGAGTATCGGCAACGAGATTTATGATACGCATGCAGATGAGCGCGGACAAGAAGTGACCCAAATGCTGATGGACTATGTGCTGGAATTTGATCCGAAGCAGAATGGACGTGTCACAATCGGCTCTAACTACATGCCATGGGAGAATGCGCAGAAATGTGCAGACATCGTGAAAGTGGCGGGCTATAACTATGCTGAGAAGTATTATGACGAGCATCATGAAGAGCATCCGGACTGGATCATCTACGGAAGCGAAACGGCTTCGGTCGTACAGAGCCGAGGAATCTATCATTTCCCGTTTGAAAAAGCGATCCTGGCCGACGATGATGAGCAGTGCTCTGCGCTTGGCAACAGTACGACCAGCTGGGGAGCGAAGTCGGCGGAGGCATGTATTTTGGCCGAAAGAGACACGCCGTACTCCCTTGGACAATACTTGTGGACCGGCTTCGATTATATTGGTGAGCCGACGCCGTATCATACGAAGAACTCTTATTTTGGACAGCTGGATACCGCTACTTTCAAAAAAGATTCCTATTACATCTATCAATCGGCCTGGACAGATTATAAGAAAGCACCGATGGTTCACATTTTCCCTCATTGGGATTTCAGCCCTGGTCAAATGATCGATGTACGCGTGTGCTCCAATGCACCGAGAATTGAGCTGCAGCTGAACGGCAGTACGATCGGAACATATGACATTGATCATGAGAACGGTACGCAGCTGGTCGGCTGGTGGAAGGTGCCTTACGAGCCAGGTGAGCTTAAGGCGATTGCATATGACGAGAATGGCCATGTTATTGCGACAGATGTGCAAAAATCCTATACGGATGCAGCGAAGATTCGCCTGCTGCCGGATAAGACAGAGCTTACTGCTGACGGCACGGACCTTATTTTTGTAGAGATTAATGTGGAAGACGAAGCAGGGAACGTGGTACAGAATGCAAATAATCGTGTGAATGTCAGCGTAAGCGGCGCGGGGCGCCTGATTGGTCTCGATAGCGGGGACAGCACAGATTATGATCAATACAAAGGACAGAGCAAACGACTGTTCAGCGGCAAGCTGATGGCGATTATTGGTGCGACGAAGGAGCCGGGAGCGATTAAGATTGAGGTGAGCTCTGAGGGTCTTATAGGACAATCTGCTGAATTCCAGTCTGTTCCTGCAGCGGATGAAGCACAGCTGGGCAGCATCGATGCAAACACGAAGAACGAGGCCATGGCGATTGTGATGGGAAGTGAAGCTGAGGTTCCGCTGCGCAAAATTGAGCTCATTAGTAGTAAAGGTCAGGTGCTGAATCCATCGAATACAGTACTAACCGTAGAAGCGATTCTGTATCCGGCGAATACGTCCTATACGGATCTTGAGTGGTCTGTCGTTAACGATGCCGGGATTGAGTCTAACATCGCGAAGATTGAGGCAGACGGGCATACGGCTACAATCAGCGCACTTGGTGATGGTGAATTCCTGGTACGCGCCACGAGCAAGAACGGAACCGACAAGACCAAGCTGATCTCCCACTTGGAATTCAGAGCTGAAGGGCTCGGCACTGCCTTCAAAGATCCGTATGGCTTTATTACCGGAGGTCTGTACGATGATGCGATAGGCGATGTCAGCAACGGGAATGAGAAAGGCTTCGCAACGAGCCGTGATGGGAAGACCGTTGTAGGCTTCCAGAACATCGACTTTGGTGCTTACGGTTCGGACACGATGACCATTCCGATCTTTGCGCTCTCCAATGAGGAATACTTCATTCAGATCTGGGAGGGCCTGCCGGAGGAAGAAGGCAGTACCCTGCTAGCGGATGTAGTGTACCAGAAGGAATCCAAATGGAATGTGTATCAAGAGGAGACGTACCGCCTGTCCAAACGACTGAACGGGATCACTTCGATCTATTTTGTGCTGAATCAGAAGATCCACGTCAAGGGCTTTACGTTCGAGAAGAAGAATAGAGCCTTCGAGCAGAATGCAGCCGCACAGTGCGATCACATCTATGGTGATACCTTCACCATTGCAGGTGATCACGTAGAGGGGATCGGTAATAACGTATCTCTGGAGTTCAGTGATATGGACTTCACGGCGGAAGGCGCCTCAAGAGTTGTATTCTACGGCAGCTCACCGATTGACAAGAATACGATTCATATCCGGTTTGCAGGTCCAGATGGCGAGAGCAATCAGCTTGTAGAGTTCACGCAGTCGAACGGATACGAAGAGCAGGTCTTTGAGCTGGAGACAGTAACAGGTCAGCAGAAGGTGACGTTCATCTTCCTGCCGGGCAGTAACTTTGACTTTGGCTGGTTTAGATTTGAGAAGTAAGACAGATTCTCGTAAGGTAAGAGATTAGAATTGAATGGAGAAAAGAGGGGGCAGATGCCTAATATCATTAAGCTAAGTCTGATCTTAATGATATTGAGGCAGATACCCCTCTTTTTAATACCTAATATATTGGCTTGTATGCTTAACTTTCTATTTCCGTGATTCTCTTTCTATTAAGTTCAGCTTCTCTGTGAGTGCATTGATTTCTTCTTTTAGCGTTCGATATATGGAATACATAGATGACCCGATGAGGATAAGAAGCGTTCCCGAAATCGGTAGTACATAGCGTAAAATAAATATATGATAAAAATAACTATCGGGAGTATCGGATCTAACACTTCTAGGTATAAAAAGAATGAGACCACTAACAATTAATATAACTCCTAAAATTATAGAGAGATTATAGAATGTTCTAAACTTTGCAGATTCCAATAAGACCACTCCTCATCGGCTATAAATTAATATTACTGAGGCTATTGTATAGAAGATTAACCTGTTCGAGTTCCTATGTAAACCATTCCTTACTCAATCATTTATAGATCCGAACGTTAAAGGAGCGCCATATGAAAAATAATGAAGAGACAAATCCATCAACGGATAAATCAGAGAGTAAATTAATTGACACCTTCATTTCACAGTTCCCGCCTGATGTTCAAAATAAATTGCAGACGTTGAGGCAGGTCATTAGAGAAGCTGCACCTGAGGCGAAGGAGAAGATCAGCTATCAGATGCCGACGTTTGCACTTTCAGGTAATCTGGTTCATTATTCAGCCTTCAAGCACCATATCGGCTTCTATCCGGGGGCAAGTGGGATCGCCGCGTTCAAGGATGAACTATCGAAGTATAAGAGCGCCAAGGGCTCTGTGCAATTTCCAATGGACCAGCCTCTCCCGTATGAGCTTATCAGCAGGATCGTTAAGTTCCGAGTGAAGGAGAACAAGGAGAAGGCTGGTGTTAAACGTCAATGAGTTGGACAAAGGATACGCCTGACAAGGACAACACATCAGGTATTCTGGATATTTGTGATGGGACTACAGACGAGATGACCTCGATAATCGCCAAAATTGAAGAATCACAACTAGAGGTAAATAGTCTTGTGCTTATGAAGGATGGAGTGATAAAGGCTGAGATCTACCGGGAGCCTTACCGTAAGGGATGCCCTCAGCTGCTGTATTCATTAAGCAAGAGCTTTACTTCCATCGCGATAGGCATTGCTTGGGATCAAGGGCTCATTCGTCTAGATGATCCGGTCATTTCCTTTTTTCCTGATAAACTTCCTCCAGTGATCTCTCCTAACCTGGCCAAGATGACGATTCATCACCTGCTGTCTATGAACACGGGGCATCACGATGATATTTATGCAGAAATCGCCAGGGAGCAGGACTGGGTAAGAGCCTTCCTCTCCTTAGAAGTAAAGTATGAACCGGGAACCCATCATCTGTACAACACACATGCCACCTATATGCTCTCTGCAATCCTTGAGCGTGTCACAGGACGTAATCTGGTAGATTTCCTGATGCCGACATTGTTTGATCCGCTGCATATCCCGCGCCCAATATGGGAGACCTGTCCCATGGGTATCACTGCAGGAGGCATGGGGCTCAGTCTGACGACAGACAGCGTGGCAAGATTCGGTCAAATGCTGCTGGATAAAGGAATATATGCAGACAAGCGCATTGTATCCGAACAATATATTGAACTGGCGACGACGAAGCATAGTGACACAGCGGATCGTAAGGATCGGATAGACTGGCAGCAAGGATATGGATACCAGTTTCATATGTGCAGGCAAGGCTGCTATAGAGGGGATGGATCTTTTGGCCAGTTGTGCTTCGTTGCACCTTCCGCAGGCATTGTGCTTGCGGTAAATTCCAGCTTCAAGAGCATGGAGCCGCTGCAAACGCTGCTGGATCTGATCTATACGTATGTGCTGAGCCCTTTCCTGAAAAACAACGATAAGTTAAATCAGATGGAGAGGAAGCTTCACCTGAGTTCCAGGCTTCCGAAGCGAGTGGGGCCTATGAAGGTACTGACGGGCATTCGAGAGATAGATGGGAGATGTTATAGGTTTGACGAGCATCCTGAAGGACTGCGCTCGATCCAATTTCGTACCATAGGGGACAGATTGGAGCTTCAAATGAAATATGAAGATGAGCGTGATCAGCTGCTTGCCTTCGACCTCAACAGACCGGTGACACAGCAAGGAATATTCCATAAGGATCTATCCCTTCA
This sequence is a window from Paenibacillus urinalis. Protein-coding genes within it:
- a CDS encoding serine hydrolase domain-containing protein, which produces MSWTKDTPDKDNTSGILDICDGTTDEMTSIIAKIEESQLEVNSLVLMKDGVIKAEIYREPYRKGCPQLLYSLSKSFTSIAIGIAWDQGLIRLDDPVISFFPDKLPPVISPNLAKMTIHHLLSMNTGHHDDIYAEIAREQDWVRAFLSLEVKYEPGTHHLYNTHATYMLSAILERVTGRNLVDFLMPTLFDPLHIPRPIWETCPMGITAGGMGLSLTTDSVARFGQMLLDKGIYADKRIVSEQYIELATTKHSDTADRKDRIDWQQGYGYQFHMCRQGCYRGDGSFGQLCFVAPSAGIVLAVNSSFKSMEPLQTLLDLIYTYVLSPFLKNNDKLNQMERKLHLSSRLPKRVGPMKVLTGIREIDGRCYRFDEHPEGLRSIQFRTIGDRLELQMKYEDERDQLLAFDLNRPVTQQGIFHKDLSLHLQEVVACASWMRSDTLQLTLFYIETPYMVTYHLAFTEREIELNYHVNVSLGLRQYQALGHLHDA
- a CDS encoding glycosyltransferase yields the protein MISRKDKIKEEKEKLTREKLTKTRPDRRKLSYVPDPEKVRGSTDRRGIAAAEGTEGIDVDYINRLRKLSLRYLAEFEVNVTPKGRKSRHALRGKSIDISSTGLLMELYHPKHHLQVGSRVNARFKIPPGAMPEGFESSVNMDAKVVRIVTQEQTEDSEGSVQIALDFEKPLTSYLQKKRWGYSVYSASAILLFAVLLIMLMRAESIIYFKYNVVLYLYSLIAAAFLLTRYLFGAMYRDVKVDPLYTPGVSIIIPCFNEEEWIHRTILSCINQDYPVNKLEVIVVDDRSTDRSVERIQETIEMIHQEAERYGTAERLSYVVLEENGGKREALVRGVKMAKHNLVVFVDSDSFLEPTAIRHLVQPFQDPKMGGVAGRTDVENTYTNTITKLQTVRYFIAFRIMKAAESWFDSVTCLSGPLSCYRKELVLQHADAWLNQKFLGQPATFGDDRSMTNYILKTHRTGYQDTAICSTIVPSKMDVFLKQQMRWKRSWLRESLRAGTFIWRKEPFMALFFYIGVIVPIAAPVIVLYNLVYVPVVHHVFPFTFLMGLFMMALLMSLAHLLFRKSKLWVFGFVFCVFYEFILLWQMPVAWFTFWKSTWGTRETPQDIEARKKKEERKNKRKMKKGWQA
- a CDS encoding polysaccharide deacetylase family protein, which codes for MINKHKTAAMDVHQKNARKLRKSIIQFIVLILLALLLIKTLFNIDKYEEPDRAAWTGTDGFIAISYFGVGRAGTAKLVDKDQLKDQLEALYDQGYVTISQQDILDYYHEGKPLPEKALFLSFEDGRNDSSLFAQPLLERFNYKATFLSYANKIGNSERKFVQPKEMLKMTKTGYWELGSNGYRLSYINVFDEEGRFIGEKDESELPDKSDIEYYNHYLMDFIRDKNMIPAEDRTQMEARIKTDYDLMKNIYTDSLGYVPGVYMIMHANALGNGMNRLVTNANEQQIRELFNLHFNREGNALNTQADQVYNLSRVQPAPYWSTNHLLMKIVQDSGQALEFVQGDEREAEKWRLITGAAEFKEGEIILTSPAGGMGRLALFDSTGSNDISMRFEAAGNVVGRQGVYLRNDEEKGSYLRVDLVNNSLRVVQKTAGHEEETIYEEKLDPVIWSHEDLAYDKASVYTKEQTTAGDRDADEEYPINIADQRLIQISLQKDKLSVTVDDAEWIKQLPVDPSIDEGKLMLYAAYHKQNKKDTIYDGIFKEVEVYVSEPDAEEPSKLYSNIPTGWERVSYSVRNAFNSAIDWAVETF
- a CDS encoding glycoside hydrolase family 2 TIM barrel-domain containing protein, with amino-acid sequence MNQQILFNDGWEFAKMHLEAKDAGIGGQDPSELDAAAAAELQYVPVDLPHDWLIYNSLDLYENSIGWYRKKFTYSEGEKQVLLAFDGVYMNSSVYVNGQLVGEWKYGYSAFEHEITKALVPGENEIIVKVVHQSPNSRWYSGAGIYRDVWLKTRESNHIVTNGIYVSTTQQEQGWLVEVDTDVELLQDGELVHTIMDQGKVIAASSDQLAAGTESTLTNRQQLTAVNPILWSTDEPYLYQLVTELKMAGETAQKVTQNIGFRTVSMDPNDGFRLNGVKMKLNGVCEHHDLGALGAAFNVTALRRRFELLKEMGVNSIRTAHNMPAKAFMELADEMGMLIVSEGFDMWERSKTPYDYARFFPEWAHTDVKSWVMRDRNHPSLIMWSIGNEIYDTHADERGQEVTQMLMDYVLEFDPKQNGRVTIGSNYMPWENAQKCADIVKVAGYNYAEKYYDEHHEEHPDWIIYGSETASVVQSRGIYHFPFEKAILADDDEQCSALGNSTTSWGAKSAEACILAERDTPYSLGQYLWTGFDYIGEPTPYHTKNSYFGQLDTATFKKDSYYIYQSAWTDYKKAPMVHIFPHWDFSPGQMIDVRVCSNAPRIELQLNGSTIGTYDIDHENGTQLVGWWKVPYEPGELKAIAYDENGHVIATDVQKSYTDAAKIRLLPDKTELTADGTDLIFVEINVEDEAGNVVQNANNRVNVSVSGAGRLIGLDSGDSTDYDQYKGQSKRLFSGKLMAIIGATKEPGAIKIEVSSEGLIGQSAEFQSVPAADEAQLGSIDANTKNEAMAIVMGSEAEVPLRKIELISSKGQVLNPSNTVLTVEAILYPANTSYTDLEWSVVNDAGIESNIAKIEADGHTATISALGDGEFLVRATSKNGTDKTKLISHLEFRAEGLGTAFKDPYGFITGGLYDDAIGDVSNGNEKGFATSRDGKTVVGFQNIDFGAYGSDTMTIPIFALSNEEYFIQIWEGLPEEEGSTLLADVVYQKESKWNVYQEETYRLSKRLNGITSIYFVLNQKIHVKGFTFEKKNRAFEQNAAAQCDHIYGDTFTIAGDHVEGIGNNVSLEFSDMDFTAEGASRVVFYGSSPIDKNTIHIRFAGPDGESNQLVEFTQSNGYEEQVFELETVTGQQKVTFIFLPGSNFDFGWFRFEK
- a CDS encoding glycosyl hydrolase family 18 protein, translated to MVRTSYGKRGKRGNRGRRGRYGKPAFVFVVLLVIGLLTVLLFFLLQNKNAQAPVKAPGQASELPAQDLSVWITDWQWEAGIEDWSALHKGTVDVQLFAAYFDERDELYFTETMSNALPRLHELTGVEADSDARIGLTLVNDIIHDDGSAVQKDPELLTRLTATNESRARHMESITNIVERYGLDQIEIDYEQIKDQDWPNMIRFYEELALELDEMNVSLRIVLEPKAPIEELKLPEGPEYVMMAYNLYGGHSGPGSKADMVFIKELAARMSHLPGDPIMAFSAGGFDWSEGSSTVSLTEKAAADLLDRYEITPERDTKSGSLYFNYTDEDGAPHTVWYADHETLQGWMEAASREGIHKYAIWRLGELGEDTRDLLREVE
- a CDS encoding iron chaperone produces the protein MKNNEETNPSTDKSESKLIDTFISQFPPDVQNKLQTLRQVIREAAPEAKEKISYQMPTFALSGNLVHYSAFKHHIGFYPGASGIAAFKDELSKYKSAKGSVQFPMDQPLPYELISRIVKFRVKENKEKAGVKRQ